One Verrucomicrobiia bacterium DNA window includes the following coding sequences:
- a CDS encoding FtsQ-type POTRA domain-containing protein, translating into MKMRSRDARRGRMRALTTAVSVVAGTATGGVLLWQGYQWALDRFVYSNEAYAIRRLELRHEGRLRPDQIRQWANVHPGQNLLALDLDRVRYDLELNPWIAWADVEAHRPDGIRLTVWEREPVAQVVVWRFSVGDGRAWPETNYLDAAGFVLPPLRREWVKPGESIDFSFLPQLVGLDGYPVIPGQVLRHRMAHAALELIRAYEWSSLYPLVDLDRVDVSGSHLLTGMLRQGTEVTFATFDFERQMRHWRSIHDYGERHGLVAASLDLSITNNLPVRWRTNAVSPESPPPRPAKPKRSPPRHV; encoded by the coding sequence GTGAAGATGCGGTCCCGGGACGCCCGTCGCGGGCGGATGCGGGCATTGACCACCGCCGTGAGCGTGGTGGCCGGGACGGCAACTGGCGGGGTGTTGCTGTGGCAGGGGTATCAGTGGGCTCTGGACCGGTTCGTTTACAGCAACGAGGCGTATGCCATCCGGCGCCTGGAACTGCGCCATGAAGGACGGTTGCGACCGGATCAGATCCGGCAATGGGCCAACGTCCATCCGGGGCAGAACCTGCTGGCGCTCGATCTTGACCGCGTGCGGTACGACCTCGAGTTGAACCCGTGGATTGCCTGGGCGGATGTCGAGGCCCATCGGCCGGACGGCATCCGCCTGACGGTCTGGGAACGGGAGCCGGTGGCGCAGGTGGTGGTGTGGCGGTTCAGCGTCGGGGATGGCCGGGCGTGGCCGGAGACCAACTACCTCGACGCCGCGGGATTCGTCCTGCCGCCGCTGAGGCGCGAGTGGGTCAAGCCGGGGGAGTCGATCGACTTCAGTTTTCTGCCGCAACTGGTGGGGTTGGACGGGTACCCGGTGATTCCGGGCCAGGTTCTGCGGCACCGGATGGCGCATGCCGCGCTGGAATTGATCCGCGCCTACGAATGGTCCTCCCTGTATCCCCTGGTGGACCTTGATCGCGTGGATGTCAGCGGATCGCACCTGCTGACGGGGATGTTGCGCCAGGGCACGGAAGTGACCTTCGCCACGTTCGATTTCGAGCGCCAGATGAGGCACTGGCGCAGCATTCACGACTACGGAGAGCGTCATGGCCTGGTCGCTGCGTCGCTCGATCTGTCGATCACCAACAACCTGCCCGTGCGGTGGCGCACGAACGCGGTTTCTCCCGAATCGCCCCCACCCCGCCCGGCCAAACCCAAGAGGTCCCCGCCCCGCCATGTTTGA
- a CDS encoding D-alanine--D-alanine ligase: MSEPRNICVLLGGPSSEREVSLRSGAAVAGALRSAGFTVTEVDPVGDWRIPAGTEVVFLALHGTWGEDGTVQAVLDAQGMAYTGCGADASRVAFDKVLTKRRLQEAGVPTAPFLTVTDSRAPWPAGWRPPVVLKPVRQGSSVGLRFVDRENEWPAALAACLEHDTEALVEERIGGREITVGILGDRALPVVEIRPNEGVYDYRNKYTPGATGYLCPAPFDDGTTQRLQEAALGAFRAVGGRDYGRIDAMVRPGGEPVVLEVNTLPGMTETSLLPKAAAAAGIGFADLCRRMVEFAWRRREEGGARVV, translated from the coding sequence ATGAGCGAGCCGCGAAACATCTGTGTCTTGCTGGGAGGACCCTCTTCGGAACGCGAGGTGTCGCTTCGGTCGGGGGCGGCGGTGGCCGGAGCGCTGCGGTCGGCGGGGTTCACGGTGACCGAGGTGGATCCGGTGGGCGACTGGCGGATTCCGGCGGGGACGGAGGTGGTGTTCCTGGCCCTGCACGGGACCTGGGGGGAGGACGGCACGGTCCAGGCGGTCCTGGATGCGCAGGGCATGGCCTACACGGGGTGCGGGGCGGACGCCAGCCGGGTGGCGTTCGACAAGGTCCTGACCAAGCGGCGGCTCCAGGAGGCGGGCGTGCCCACCGCGCCGTTTTTGACCGTCACCGACTCCCGTGCGCCGTGGCCGGCGGGGTGGCGTCCCCCGGTGGTCCTCAAGCCGGTGCGGCAGGGATCGAGTGTCGGGCTGAGGTTTGTGGATCGGGAGAACGAGTGGCCGGCGGCGCTGGCCGCGTGCCTGGAGCACGACACCGAGGCTCTGGTGGAAGAGCGGATTGGCGGTCGCGAGATCACCGTGGGGATACTCGGGGACCGGGCCCTGCCGGTGGTGGAGATCCGGCCGAACGAGGGGGTTTACGATTACCGGAACAAGTACACGCCGGGCGCGACCGGGTACTTGTGTCCGGCGCCGTTCGATGACGGGACGACCCAGCGCCTCCAGGAGGCGGCGCTGGGTGCCTTCCGGGCGGTGGGGGGACGGGACTACGGCCGGATCGACGCCATGGTGCGGCCTGGCGGGGAGCCGGTCGTTCTGGAGGTGAACACGCTGCCGGGCATGACGGAGACGAGTCTGCTGCCCAAGGCGGCGGCGGCGGCGGGGATAGGTTTCGCGGACCTTTGCCGGAGGATGGTGGAGTTCGCGTGGCGACGTCGTGAGGAAGGGGGGGCGCGTGTGGTTTAA
- the murB gene encoding UDP-N-acetylmuramate dehydrogenase — translation MAVRSATEALAARLRAGLTAAAGMWTDEPLARRTTMRVGGVADVLVEPGGEADLAYAVGEADRLGVPWRVIGRGSNLLVRDGGVRGLVLNLCRPAFAEIRVEERRLVAGAGVRLKDLAGAAQRAGLAGLEFLGGIPGSVGGALRMNAGAWESDTFRCVESIRVLHREGRFEDRPASEVPAAYRRCDLFRECIAVGAVFRGEPSSPEAVAGRMRELNERRWASQPPQSSAGCIFKNPAGIPAGRLIDELGLKGTRIGGASVSTVHGNFIINEGGATAADVLALIDRIRCRAREERGIELQTEVEILGE, via the coding sequence GTGGCTGTTCGATCGGCGACGGAAGCGCTGGCGGCCCGGCTGAGGGCCGGATTGACGGCGGCGGCCGGGATGTGGACGGACGAACCGCTGGCCCGGCGGACCACCATGCGGGTGGGCGGGGTGGCCGACGTGCTGGTGGAACCGGGGGGTGAGGCGGATCTGGCGTATGCGGTGGGCGAGGCGGACCGACTGGGGGTTCCGTGGCGCGTGATCGGGCGTGGATCGAATCTGCTGGTTCGCGACGGCGGGGTGCGGGGGTTGGTGCTGAATCTGTGCCGGCCGGCCTTTGCGGAGATCCGTGTCGAGGAACGCCGCTTGGTGGCGGGGGCGGGAGTGCGCCTCAAGGATCTGGCCGGTGCGGCCCAGCGGGCCGGGTTGGCGGGGCTGGAGTTTCTGGGAGGCATCCCGGGGAGCGTGGGTGGGGCGTTGCGGATGAATGCCGGAGCGTGGGAGTCGGACACCTTCCGATGCGTCGAGTCGATCCGGGTTCTCCATCGGGAGGGGCGGTTTGAAGACCGGCCGGCCTCGGAGGTTCCCGCGGCCTACCGCCGGTGCGACCTGTTTCGGGAGTGCATTGCTGTCGGGGCTGTTTTTCGGGGGGAACCGTCATCGCCGGAGGCGGTGGCGGGGCGGATGCGGGAGTTGAACGAGCGGCGGTGGGCCAGCCAGCCACCGCAATCGAGTGCGGGATGCATCTTCAAGAACCCGGCGGGGATCCCGGCCGGCCGGTTGATCGATGAACTGGGCCTCAAGGGGACACGGATTGGCGGGGCGTCGGTCTCGACCGTGCACGGGAACTTCATCATCAACGAAGGCGGCGCCACGGCGGCGGATGTGCTGGCGCTGATCGACCGGATTCGTTGCCGGGCGCGGGAGGAACGGGGCATCGAACTGCAGACGGAGGTGGAGATTCTGGGCGAATGA
- a CDS encoding UDP-N-acetylglucosamine--N-acetylmuramyl-(pentapeptide) pyrophosphoryl-undecaprenol N-acetylglucosamine transferase, with protein MNRNGPAPCRIAIACGGTGGHLYPGLAVGERLLERGAEVTLLVADKAVDRRAVEYDRRFRVVTLPGVGFSLRGVLTFALRFRGSYRRARAEFRQTPPRAVLSMGSFTGAPPALAGQRLGIRVALHEANAIPGRANRWVSRWAHRRYVFFPEALERLPGPGEARVVGMPVREAFRNPDLDPGACRSALGLLADAPVLLVMGGSQGASGINRRVVAALPRVLSRLPDLQVLHLTGARDEATVREACRTMGARAVVRAFLTEMDLALGAADLAVSRAGASSLAEFAALRVPAILLPYPHAADDHQRANARAVARSGGAVWLDESAATPDRLGAEIVRWFEDARGRAGLRDGVAAWHRPDADLHLANDLYEWACESDSGRGAPELPATVLDRHPTPA; from the coding sequence GTGAACAGGAACGGACCAGCGCCATGCCGGATCGCGATCGCCTGCGGTGGAACCGGCGGGCACTTGTACCCGGGTCTGGCGGTCGGGGAACGGCTGCTGGAGCGGGGGGCCGAGGTGACGCTGCTGGTGGCGGACAAGGCGGTGGACCGGCGGGCGGTCGAGTATGACCGGCGGTTCCGGGTGGTGACGCTGCCGGGGGTGGGTTTCTCCCTGCGCGGTGTGCTGACCTTCGCGCTGCGGTTCCGCGGTTCTTACCGCCGTGCCCGGGCGGAGTTCCGGCAGACGCCGCCGCGGGCGGTGCTGTCGATGGGGAGTTTCACCGGGGCGCCTCCGGCGCTGGCCGGGCAGCGGTTGGGCATCCGTGTCGCGTTGCATGAGGCGAATGCCATTCCGGGACGCGCGAACCGCTGGGTGTCCCGCTGGGCCCACCGACGGTATGTCTTCTTTCCGGAAGCCCTGGAACGTCTGCCGGGTCCGGGCGAGGCCCGGGTGGTGGGCATGCCGGTTCGCGAGGCATTTCGGAATCCGGACCTGGATCCTGGCGCCTGCCGGTCGGCCTTGGGCCTGCTGGCGGATGCGCCGGTATTGCTGGTGATGGGCGGGAGCCAGGGGGCGTCGGGGATCAACCGCCGGGTGGTGGCGGCGCTGCCGCGGGTTCTCTCGCGGTTGCCCGATCTCCAGGTCCTGCACCTCACCGGGGCGCGGGATGAGGCGACGGTTCGCGAGGCCTGCCGGACGATGGGTGCGCGGGCGGTGGTGCGGGCCTTTCTCACCGAGATGGACCTGGCATTGGGCGCGGCGGATCTGGCGGTGTCCCGGGCCGGGGCGTCGTCGCTGGCGGAGTTTGCCGCGTTGCGGGTGCCGGCCATTCTGCTGCCGTATCCGCATGCCGCCGACGATCACCAGCGGGCCAACGCGCGGGCGGTGGCGCGCAGCGGCGGGGCGGTCTGGCTCGACGAATCGGCGGCGACTCCGGACCGGCTGGGGGCCGAGATTGTCCGGTGGTTCGAGGATGCCCGGGGACGCGCCGGCCTGCGGGATGGCGTGGCGGCGTGGCACCGTCCGGATGCCGACCTGCACCTGGCCAACGACCTGTACGAGTGGGCGTGCGAATCGGATTCCGGCCGGGGCGCTCCCGAGCTTCCGGCGACGGTACTGGATCGACATCCGACCCCTGCATGA
- a CDS encoding cell division protein FtsW, with translation MRLAIGTVTVVVGLLVILGLTMLHSIGMHHPKGLHFFYQQGWWLLIGLGVCAVAAAVDYRRTRLLSYGLLGVVAVLLVLARTPGVGEPIKGAWRWLQVGPVTVQPSELAKVALILAIASYAHSCRRRMAELQYGLLVPGVVISLILGLVLLGKDLGTTALLAGLATAMLFAAGTRLRHLVPAGIIVVVLLGAYLVTDPVRWRRFEAHFHPERFAETLAHQSEQSKVAIGSGGTVGRGLGNGIHKAGFVPEQPTDFIFSVIGEELGLRVTLPILAAYLAFSLAALSIARRAPDFYGSMIAYGIAVLVGMQAAFNIAVTTGSIPNKGLALPFVSYGGSCLVTMLALVGLLINVALRAAREEGAEFLPQSEDREASALQNA, from the coding sequence ATGCGCCTGGCCATCGGAACCGTGACGGTTGTCGTGGGACTGCTGGTGATCCTGGGGCTCACCATGCTTCACAGCATCGGGATGCATCATCCCAAGGGGCTTCATTTCTTTTACCAGCAAGGCTGGTGGCTGCTGATCGGTCTGGGGGTGTGCGCCGTGGCGGCGGCGGTGGATTACCGGCGGACGCGGCTGCTCTCGTACGGGCTGCTGGGCGTGGTGGCGGTATTGCTGGTGTTGGCGCGCACGCCCGGGGTGGGGGAGCCGATCAAGGGCGCCTGGCGCTGGTTGCAGGTGGGTCCGGTGACGGTGCAGCCGTCGGAACTGGCCAAGGTGGCGTTGATCCTGGCCATCGCCTCGTATGCCCACTCGTGCCGCCGGCGCATGGCGGAACTGCAGTATGGCCTGCTGGTGCCGGGTGTGGTCATCAGTCTGATCCTGGGCCTGGTGCTGTTGGGCAAGGATCTGGGGACGACGGCGCTGCTGGCGGGGTTGGCGACGGCGATGTTGTTTGCGGCGGGGACGCGGCTCCGGCATCTGGTGCCGGCCGGGATCATCGTGGTGGTGCTGCTGGGGGCCTACCTGGTGACGGACCCGGTTCGGTGGCGGCGATTCGAGGCGCATTTTCACCCGGAACGCTTTGCCGAGACGCTGGCCCATCAGTCCGAGCAATCGAAGGTGGCGATCGGGTCGGGGGGGACGGTGGGGCGCGGACTGGGGAATGGGATTCACAAGGCGGGGTTTGTGCCTGAGCAGCCGACGGACTTCATCTTCTCGGTGATCGGGGAGGAGCTGGGGTTGCGGGTGACGCTGCCGATCCTGGCGGCCTATCTGGCGTTTTCCCTGGCGGCGCTGAGCATTGCCCGGCGGGCGCCGGACTTTTACGGGTCGATGATTGCGTACGGGATCGCGGTGTTGGTGGGGATGCAGGCGGCGTTCAACATTGCGGTGACCACCGGCTCGATTCCCAACAAGGGCCTGGCGCTTCCCTTTGTCAGCTATGGCGGTTCGTGTCTGGTCACGATGCTGGCCCTGGTGGGTCTTCTCATCAACGTGGCCCTGAGGGCCGCCCGCGAGGAGGGGGCCGAGTTCCTGCCTCAATCGGAGGACCGCGAGGCGTCCGCCCTGCAAAACGCGTGA
- a CDS encoding LysM peptidoglycan-binding domain-containing protein, producing the protein MSTPNPLVPQDALEGASAPKSRIRFTILTILILHVVFIGGLLLQGCNNNTGSGAGDSPTNRVTTLPPLHDTNYFSSFPGDTLGAGSPPPPIDPEPYRPPSYSQVPPAIPPAVEVPPSIPSYSEPPPLRIPPPSILPPPTIPATEHVIQRGDTIGALARKYGVSEKAIMDANPGVQPRALKIDDRLKIPPAAPPSAPRASAPAAPPVPPGGSEYVVRSGDTLSRIASKHGVTVNALRTANNIRGDRILPNQRLIIPPKAPTTSGTSGGGRSY; encoded by the coding sequence ATGAGCACCCCGAACCCACTGGTTCCCCAGGACGCCCTGGAAGGCGCCTCCGCGCCCAAGTCGCGGATCCGCTTCACCATTCTCACCATCCTGATCCTGCACGTCGTCTTCATTGGCGGGCTGTTGCTGCAAGGCTGCAACAACAACACCGGGTCGGGTGCGGGCGATTCTCCGACGAACCGGGTGACCACCCTGCCGCCGCTGCATGACACCAACTATTTCTCGAGTTTCCCCGGCGACACCCTGGGGGCCGGCAGCCCGCCTCCGCCGATCGACCCGGAACCGTACCGCCCGCCGTCGTACAGCCAGGTGCCTCCCGCGATTCCTCCTGCCGTCGAAGTGCCGCCTTCGATCCCGTCCTACTCGGAGCCGCCGCCGCTGCGGATCCCGCCGCCGTCGATCCTTCCGCCTCCGACCATCCCGGCCACCGAGCATGTGATCCAGAGGGGTGACACCATCGGAGCGCTGGCGAGGAAGTACGGCGTTTCGGAGAAGGCGATCATGGATGCGAATCCCGGGGTGCAGCCGCGGGCTCTGAAGATCGACGACCGTCTGAAGATTCCGCCGGCGGCGCCGCCCAGCGCCCCTCGCGCGTCCGCGCCCGCTGCGCCCCCGGTGCCGCCCGGGGGGTCGGAGTACGTGGTGAGGTCGGGGGACACGCTGTCCCGTATCGCCTCGAAGCACGGGGTGACCGTGAACGCCCTCCGGACTGCGAACAACATCCGGGGGGACCGGATCCTTCCCAACCAGCGGCTGATCATCCCGCCCAAGGCCCCGACGACATCGGGGACCTCGGGGGGCGGGAGGTCTTACTAG
- the mraY gene encoding phospho-N-acetylmuramoyl-pentapeptide-transferase yields the protein MLYYLSVWVRRWAEGTEWADWVGPLRVFDYVTFRSAGAALTALLLSLTLGPRFFRELVRWRFGQQYADPGAQAGLTTEAARKIGVPTMGGLLIVLTLDISAVLWGRWNTLLQLTLLSVVVLAGLGFYDDYAKISRQRREAGATERVKLAVQFGLAAFIGGYLWWNLDTRPLVTDIMVPFFKEPVLSGAAAVGILITVLAIVGSSNAVNLTDGLDGLAIGCTVIASSVLMVFAYLVSNRNFATQLLLPYVDGAGELVVFTAALVGAGLGFLWFNCHPAQVFMGDTGALALGGALGIVAVLIHQPFILLIAGGVFVAEGMSVALQRGWFKYTRLRTGTGRRVFLMAPLHYHFMKRGWHESKVTIRFYILSILCALVALSTIKLR from the coding sequence ATGCTCTACTATCTCAGTGTCTGGGTGCGCCGCTGGGCGGAAGGCACCGAATGGGCCGATTGGGTGGGGCCCCTGCGGGTCTTCGACTATGTGACCTTTCGGAGCGCGGGGGCGGCGCTGACGGCGCTGCTGTTGTCGCTGACGCTGGGGCCGCGTTTCTTTCGGGAACTGGTTCGATGGCGGTTCGGCCAGCAGTACGCGGATCCGGGTGCGCAGGCGGGATTGACGACGGAAGCGGCCCGGAAGATCGGGGTGCCGACCATGGGGGGCCTGCTGATTGTGCTCACGCTGGACATTTCGGCGGTGCTATGGGGGCGCTGGAACACGCTGCTGCAACTGACGCTCCTCTCGGTGGTGGTGCTGGCGGGGCTGGGGTTTTACGACGACTACGCCAAGATCAGCCGTCAACGGCGGGAGGCGGGGGCGACGGAACGGGTGAAGCTGGCGGTGCAGTTTGGGCTGGCAGCCTTCATCGGGGGCTATCTCTGGTGGAATCTCGACACCCGGCCGCTGGTGACGGACATCATGGTGCCCTTTTTCAAGGAACCGGTGCTCAGCGGGGCGGCGGCGGTGGGGATCCTGATCACCGTCCTGGCGATCGTGGGGAGTTCGAACGCGGTGAATCTGACCGACGGGCTGGACGGACTGGCCATCGGGTGCACGGTGATCGCGTCGTCGGTGTTGATGGTATTTGCCTACCTGGTGAGCAACCGGAATTTCGCGACGCAGTTGCTGCTGCCGTATGTGGACGGGGCGGGCGAGCTGGTGGTGTTCACGGCGGCGCTGGTGGGGGCAGGTCTCGGGTTTCTATGGTTCAACTGCCATCCCGCGCAGGTGTTCATGGGGGACACGGGGGCGCTGGCGCTGGGGGGGGCGTTGGGGATTGTGGCGGTATTGATACACCAACCGTTCATCCTGTTGATCGCGGGCGGGGTGTTTGTGGCGGAGGGGATGTCGGTGGCCCTCCAGCGGGGGTGGTTCAAGTACACGCGGTTGCGGACCGGCACCGGGCGGCGGGTGTTTCTCATGGCGCCGCTTCACTACCATTTCATGAAGCGGGGATGGCACGAATCGAAGGTGACCATCCGGTTCTACATCCTGTCGATTCTCTGCGCCCTGGTGGCGCTGAGCACCATCAAGCTCCGGTGA
- a CDS encoding UDP-N-acetylmuramoyl-tripeptide--D-alanyl-D-alanine ligase has translation MEMRPIVFLAEACRGELRSVRPDERVRRVVTDSRAVQAGDLFVALRGDRFDGHAFAGEALRRGAVAVVVARDRAEEWAGRPVLVVGDTRTAYGAMAAAYRAGFVLPVVAVAGSNGKTTTKDLIGSVLGGCFETLRSPESFNNDVGVPATLLGLEDRHVAAVIEVGTNHPGELAPLLRMAQPKVGVLTQVGEEHLEYFGSLAGVIEEEGWIAELLPPDGTLILPGAVAGAEAILGRGRARVVRVGFEASHDWRILETEADADGTTFSVRAPKHGLSGEYRVNLLGGHQVTHAVLAAAVGAEFGLGREEIRRGLAACRPARWRMHRWQWDGVEVIDDCYNANLDSTLAALETVRSFPCAGRRVVVLGGMAELGGHTARAHGVAGRRAAELGIDRLITVGPVAAMSARAAAAAGLAQAIEVADIGEAAEHLRAVLRPGDCLLIKGSRSAHLERLGDLLRERLPLQHAA, from the coding sequence ATGGAGATGCGCCCCATCGTCTTTCTTGCCGAGGCCTGCCGCGGGGAACTGCGGTCGGTGCGGCCGGACGAGCGGGTTCGTCGGGTGGTGACGGATTCGCGGGCGGTGCAGGCCGGGGATTTGTTTGTGGCGCTGCGGGGGGATCGGTTCGACGGGCACGCGTTTGCGGGTGAGGCCTTGCGGCGGGGGGCGGTGGCGGTGGTGGTGGCGCGGGACCGGGCGGAGGAATGGGCGGGACGGCCTGTGCTGGTGGTGGGGGACACGCGCACGGCCTACGGGGCGATGGCGGCGGCCTACCGGGCGGGATTTGTGTTGCCGGTGGTGGCGGTGGCGGGGTCGAACGGCAAGACGACGACGAAGGATCTGATCGGTTCGGTGCTGGGCGGGTGTTTCGAGACCCTGCGGAGTCCGGAGAGCTTCAACAACGACGTGGGGGTGCCGGCCACGCTGCTGGGGCTGGAGGATCGGCATGTGGCGGCGGTGATCGAGGTGGGGACGAACCATCCCGGGGAACTGGCGCCGCTGCTGCGGATGGCGCAGCCGAAGGTCGGGGTGCTCACCCAGGTGGGCGAGGAGCACCTCGAGTATTTCGGCAGTCTGGCGGGGGTGATTGAAGAGGAGGGCTGGATCGCGGAGTTGTTGCCGCCCGACGGCACGTTGATTTTGCCGGGGGCGGTGGCCGGTGCGGAAGCGATCCTCGGACGGGGGCGGGCGCGGGTGGTGAGGGTTGGGTTCGAGGCTTCGCACGACTGGCGGATTCTCGAGACGGAGGCCGACGCGGACGGGACGACCTTTTCGGTGCGGGCGCCGAAGCACGGACTGAGCGGGGAGTACCGGGTGAACCTGCTGGGCGGGCACCAGGTGACGCATGCGGTGCTGGCGGCGGCGGTCGGGGCGGAGTTTGGGTTGGGGCGGGAGGAGATCCGCCGGGGATTGGCGGCCTGCCGCCCGGCGCGATGGCGGATGCACCGGTGGCAATGGGACGGGGTGGAAGTGATCGACGACTGCTACAACGCGAATCTGGATTCCACGCTGGCGGCCCTGGAGACGGTGCGCTCGTTTCCGTGTGCGGGCCGCCGTGTGGTCGTCCTGGGTGGTATGGCCGAGTTGGGCGGCCATACCGCCCGGGCTCATGGGGTGGCCGGCCGTCGGGCGGCGGAACTGGGGATCGACCGGTTGATCACCGTGGGGCCGGTGGCGGCGATGTCGGCGCGGGCGGCGGCGGCGGCGGGCCTGGCGCAGGCGATCGAGGTGGCGGACATCGGGGAGGCGGCGGAGCATCTGCGGGCGGTGTTGCGACCGGGGGATTGTCTGTTGATCAAGGGTTCGCGCTCGGCGCATCTGGAACGGTTGGGCGATCTCCTGCGGGAGCGGTTGCCCCTGCAACATGCCGCGTGA
- a CDS encoding penicillin-binding protein 2 — protein sequence MERTRQRTRFFWMGVLLVLAFLALGYRLVDLQVVRHEAFLSEANRTHALQIKIKGHRGAIRDRRGEILASSLRAHSICADPGLLGLHYAEVARVLAPLLEREEAGLREALRPRVRLNDEGGVLLDARGRPMTNRYVRLSRRVSDEDWRRIEAALDGETFGMAAERRAEIRQVRRGVFSDREEDEIRAYPNGRLAGPVLGFTDIEGRGLEGLEGFLNSSLEGVDGYIKTGRTERGREVRRAREIQIPPEHGRDVYLTLDARLQLIAEQELAATVRRFQASGGCVVAVDPRTGRILAMANHPGYDPNRPPLGPGDEVRRRNWAVSHTFEPGSTFKLVAATAAMNEGLFDLHDTIFCGDQGRWQQQFGRERVQLKDDHPMKDRFVPLERVIAKSSNIGTFQLALGLGKQRYGDYLYRFGFHQKSGIRLPLEEAGLLRPVSRWSMTDFSRISMGYTVAITPLQLAMAMSALANDGRLMRPQIIDRIVAPDGTVLVQPEAEVVREVCRPETAAKVRQALREVVEDGTGSLVKMGRYSVAGKTGTARIAPYRAARYHSSFVGFFPTERAELCIVVLVEDPNPRIGYYGGRVAGPAFRNIAERAADYLGIVPDLPSPDSMEEAARVLTSARSRP from the coding sequence GTGGAACGGACCCGACAGCGAACCCGGTTTTTCTGGATGGGCGTGTTGCTGGTGCTCGCATTTCTGGCGCTGGGGTACCGGCTGGTGGATCTGCAGGTGGTGCGACACGAGGCCTTCCTGAGCGAGGCCAACCGGACCCATGCGCTGCAGATCAAGATCAAGGGACATCGTGGCGCGATCCGGGACCGGCGCGGGGAGATTCTGGCCAGCAGCCTGCGGGCGCACAGCATTTGTGCCGATCCGGGGCTGCTGGGCCTCCATTACGCCGAGGTGGCGCGGGTGCTGGCGCCCCTGCTGGAACGGGAGGAGGCCGGTTTGCGGGAGGCGTTGCGTCCCCGGGTCCGTTTGAATGACGAGGGTGGCGTGCTTCTGGACGCCCGCGGGCGGCCGATGACCAACCGGTATGTCCGGCTGAGCCGGCGGGTGTCGGACGAGGACTGGCGCCGGATCGAGGCCGCGCTGGATGGCGAGACCTTCGGAATGGCTGCGGAGCGGCGGGCGGAGATCCGGCAGGTGCGGCGGGGGGTGTTCAGCGACCGCGAAGAGGACGAGATCCGGGCGTATCCGAACGGCCGTCTGGCCGGTCCGGTTTTGGGATTCACGGACATTGAAGGCCGGGGGCTGGAGGGGCTGGAGGGATTTCTGAACTCCTCGCTGGAGGGTGTGGACGGCTACATCAAGACCGGTCGGACGGAGCGTGGGCGGGAGGTGCGGCGGGCCCGGGAGATTCAGATACCGCCGGAACACGGGCGGGACGTGTACCTGACGCTGGATGCGAGGCTGCAGTTGATTGCGGAGCAGGAACTGGCCGCGACGGTCCGGCGGTTTCAGGCGTCCGGTGGCTGCGTGGTGGCGGTGGATCCGCGGACGGGGCGAATCCTGGCGATGGCGAATCATCCGGGCTACGACCCCAACCGGCCGCCGCTGGGGCCTGGGGATGAGGTGCGGCGGCGAAACTGGGCGGTGTCGCACACGTTCGAACCGGGATCGACCTTCAAGCTGGTGGCGGCGACGGCGGCCATGAACGAGGGGCTGTTCGATCTGCACGACACGATCTTCTGCGGGGACCAGGGGCGGTGGCAGCAGCAGTTTGGCCGGGAGCGGGTGCAGTTGAAGGACGACCATCCGATGAAGGACCGGTTCGTTCCGCTGGAGCGGGTGATTGCCAAGTCGTCGAACATCGGGACGTTTCAGCTCGCCCTGGGTCTGGGGAAGCAGCGGTACGGGGACTATCTGTACCGGTTCGGTTTCCATCAGAAGTCGGGCATCCGGCTGCCGCTGGAGGAGGCCGGGCTGCTGCGTCCGGTTTCCCGCTGGTCGATGACCGATTTCTCGCGGATTTCGATGGGGTACACCGTGGCCATCACCCCACTGCAACTGGCCATGGCGATGAGCGCGCTGGCCAACGACGGGAGGCTCATGCGGCCGCAGATCATTGACCGGATCGTGGCTCCGGACGGCACGGTGCTGGTCCAGCCGGAGGCCGAGGTGGTTCGCGAGGTGTGCCGACCCGAGACGGCGGCGAAGGTGCGGCAGGCGTTGCGGGAGGTGGTGGAGGACGGCACGGGCTCGCTGGTGAAGATGGGGCGGTATTCGGTGGCGGGGAAGACGGGGACGGCGCGCATCGCGCCATACCGGGCGGCGCGATACCATTCGAGTTTCGTGGGATTCTTTCCGACGGAGCGGGCGGAGTTGTGCATTGTCGTGCTGGTGGAGGATCCCAATCCGCGGATTGGGTATTATGGCGGGAGAGTGGCCGGCCCCGCCTTTCGGAACATTGCGGAGCGGGCGGCGGACTACCTTGGGATTGTGCCCGATCTTCCGTCGCCGGACTCGATGGAGGAAGCGGCACGGGTATTGACCTCGGCCCGGAGCCGACCCTGA